A single window of Liolophura sinensis isolate JHLJ2023 chromosome 6, CUHK_Ljap_v2, whole genome shotgun sequence DNA harbors:
- the LOC135469320 gene encoding serine-enriched protein-like — protein sequence MDSGVFVHSWNDANVVSIQEDSASETSSLGSSILFNDHLLQTPVRIHADSMDSLNETSTQANEQLLIFKNTTGLQNDLRSILDLPDICDMEFIVGEKKVPVYGVKAIIAARNQAFFHKIQYDMTVARRRSKMKKAGRMMSQLRKIRKHQSRTETWINRLNVPIEDFEPEAFRPLIVYLHCGCLTVSGDTVVGVMNAADTYGFDQVREVCFTFAESLITKECVLPLLVSTEKYSSFKMSKLLLLKIMGFVREHAQDVLQSPCFPLVPLQTALLVLSHNDLNATEDSKCKSALAWSRHYCQMNENRSVRVSMAAFLPYIDFAGVEDDTLREMYSLDVVAEDVLDSARRHQVRPRVVIGQDAPAKLSRKKSFRRSTKQLSAFIRRKCASVTQSPNNAGDSRIASVLGEASPGNGRR from the coding sequence ATGGATTCTGGGGTTTTCGTTCACTCTTGGAATGACGCTAATGTTGTGAGCATACAAGAGGACAGTGCTTCGGAAACTTCGTCTCTGGGTTCGAGTATCCTGTTTAATGACCATCTGCTTCAAACCCCTGTTCGCATTCATGCAGACAGCATGGACAGTCTGAACGAGACCAGCACGCAGGCCAATGAACAACTGCTGATATTCAAGAATACCACCGGACTCCAAAATGACCTTCGCTCCATCCTTGATCTTCCTGACATTTGTGACATGGAATTCATCGTTGGCGAGAAAAAGGTACCAGTGTACGGCGTCAAAGCTATTATTGCTGCAAGGAATCAGGCgttttttcataaaatccaGTATGATATGACCGTGGCAAGACGCCGTTCGAAGATGAAGAAGGCTGGACGCATGATGTCCCAGTTGAGGAAAATACGCAAACATCAAAGTAGGACAGAAACCTGGATCAATCGACTGAATGTTCCAATCGAGGACTTTGAGCCCGAGGCCTTCAGACCGCTGATAGTGTACCTGCACTGTGGCTGCCTGACTGTCAGTGGGGATACAGTGGTTGGTGTCATGAATGCAGCCGACACCTATGGTTTTGATCAAGTTCGAGAGGTATGCTTCACATTTGCCGAAAGTCTGATTACCAAAGAGTGTGTACTGCCTTTGCTAGTGTCAACTGAGAAATATTCCAGCTTCAAGATGTCGAAACTGCTTTTGTTGAAGATTATGGGCTTCGTAAGGGAGCATGCACAAGATGTTCTCCAGTCGCCTTGTTTCCCGCTAGTGCCACTACAAACGGCACTTCTTGTTCTTTCCCACAACGACCTGAATGCCACAGAGGATTCGAAATGTAAGTCGGCTTTAGCCTGGAGTCGCCATTATTGCCAGATGAACGAGAACCGATCTGTGCGAGTATCGATggcagctttcctgccatataTAGACTTTGCAGGTGTTGAAGACGATACTCTAAGAGAGATGTACTCGCTGGACGTAGTTGCTGAAGATGTGCTCGATTCGGCCCGACGCCATCAAGTACGCCCCCGAGTTGTTATCGGTCAGGATGCTCCTGCAAAGTTGTCCAGAAAGAAATCATTTCGAAGATCCACCAAACAACTGAGTGCTTTCATTCGGCGGAAGTGTGCGTCTGTAACGCAATCGCCAAACAACGCTGGAGACAGCAGGATTGCCAGCGTTTTAGGAGAAGCATCGCCTGGTAATGGGCGCCGTTAA
- the LOC135469326 gene encoding serine-enriched protein-like has protein sequence MDSGVFVHSWNDANVVSIQEDSASETSSLGSSILFNDHLLQTPVRIHADSMDSLNETSTQANEQLLIFKNTTGLQNDLRSILDLPDICDMEFIVGEKKVPVYGVKAIIAARNQAFFHKIQYDMTVARRRSKMKKAGRMMSQFRKIRKHQSRTETWINRLNVPIEDFEPEAFRPLIVYLHCGCLTVSGDTVVGVMNAADTYGFDQVREVCFTFAESLITKDCVLPLLVSTEKYSSFKMSKLLLLKIMGFVREHAQDVLQSPCFPLVPLQTALLVLSHNDLNATEDSKCKSALAWSRHYCQMNENRSVRVSMAAFLPYIDFAGVEDDTLREMYSLDVVAEDVLDSARRHQVRPRVVIRQDAPAKLSRKKSFRRSTKQLSAFIRRKCASVTQSPNNAGDSRIASV, from the coding sequence ATGGATTCTGGGGTTTTCGTTCACTCTTGGAATGACGCTAATGTTGTGAGCATACAAGAGGACAGTGCTTCGGAAACTTCGTCTCTGGGTTCGAGTATCCTGTTTAATGATCATCTGCTTCAAACCCCTGTTCGCATTCATGCAGACAGCATGGACAGTCTGAACGAGACCAGCACGCAGGCAAATGAACAACTGCTGATATTCAAGAATACCACCGGACTCCAAAATGACCTTCGCTCCATCCTTGATCTTCCTGACATTTGTGACATGGAATTCATCGTTGGCGAGAAAAAGGTACCAGTGTACGGCGTCAAAGCTATTATTGCTGCAAGGAATCAGGCgttttttcataaaatccaGTATGATATGACCGTGGCAAGACGCCGTTCGAAGATGAAGAAGGCTGGACGCATGATGTCCCAGTTTAGGAAAATACGCAAACATCAAAGTAGGACAGAAACCTGGATCAATCGACTGAATGTTCCAATCGAGGACTTTGAGCCCGAGGCCTTCAGACCGCTGATAGTGTACCTTCACTGTGGCTGCCTGACTGTCAGTGGGGATACAGTGGTTGGTGTCATGAATGCAGCCGACACCTATGGTTTTGATCAAGTTCGAGAGGTATGCTTCACATTTGCCGAAAGTCTGATTACCAAAGATTGTGTACTGCCTTTGCTAGTGTCAACTGAGAAATATTCCAGCTTCAAGATGTCGAAACTGCTTTTGTTGAAGATTATGGGCTTCGTAAGGGAGCATGCACAAGATGTTCTCCAGTCGCCTTGTTTCCCGCTAGTGCCACTACAAACGGCACTTCTTGTTCTTTCCCACAACGACCTGAATGCCACAGAGGATTCGAAATGTAAGTCGGCTTTAGCCTGGAGTCGCCATTATTGCCAGATGAACGAGAACCGATCTGTGCGAGTATCGATggcagctttcctgccatataTAGACTTTGCAGGTGTTGAAGACGATACTCTAAGAGAGATGTACTCGCTGGACGTAGTTGCTGAAGATGTGCTCGATTCGGCCCGACGCCATCAAGTACGCCCCCGAGTTGTTATCCGTCAGGATGCTCCTGCAAAGTTGTCCAGAAAGAAATCATTTCGAAGATCCACCAAACAACTGAGTGCTTTCATTCGGCGGAAGTGTGCGTCTGTAACGCAATCGCCAAACAACGCTGGAGACAGCAGGATTGCCAGCGTTTGA
- the LOC135469334 gene encoding serine-enriched protein-like: MDSGVFVHSWNDANVVSIQEDSASETSSLGSSILFNDHLLQTPVRIHADSMDSLNETSTQANEQLLIFKNTTGLQNDLRSILDLPDICDMEFIVGEKKVPVYGVKAIIAARNQAFYHKIQYDMTVARRRSKMKKAGRMMSQLRKIRKHQSRTETWINRLNVPIEDFEPEAFRPLIVYLHCGCLTVSGDTVVGVMNAADTYGFDQVREVCFTFAESLITKECVLPLLVSTEKYSSFKMSKLLLLKIMGFVREHAQDVLQSPCFPLVPLQTALLVLSHNDLNATEDSKCKSALAWSRHYCQMNENRSVRVSMAAFLPYIDFAGVEDDTLREMYSLDVVAEDVLDSARRHQVRPRVVIGQDAPAKLSRKKSFRRSTKQLSAFIRRKCASVTQSPNNAGDSRIASVLGEASPGNGRR; this comes from the coding sequence ATGGATTCTGGGGTTTTCGTTCACTCTTGGAATGACGCTAATGTTGTCAGCATACAAGAGGACAGTGCTTCGGAAACTTCGTCTCTGGGTTCGAGTATCCTGTTTAATGATCATCTGCTTCAAACCCCTGTTCGCATTCATGCAGACAGCATGGACAGTCTGAACGAGACCAGCACGCAGGCAAATGAACAACTGCTGATATTCAAGAATACCACCGGACTCCAAAATGACCTTCGCTCCATCCTTGATCTTCCTGACATTTGTGACATGGAATTCATCGTTGGCGAGAAAAAGGTACCAGTGTACGGCGTCAAAGCTATTATTGCTGCAAGGAATCAGGCGTTTTATCATAAAATCCAGTATGATATGACCGTGGCAAGACGCCGTTCGAAGATGAAGAAGGCTGGACGCATGATGTCCCAGTTGAGGAAAATACGCAAACATCAAAGTAGGACAGAAACCTGGATCAATCGACTGAATGTTCCAATCGAGGACTTTGAGCCCGAGGCCTTCAGACCGCTGATAGTGTACCTGCACTGTGGCTGCCTGACTGTCAGTGGGGATACAGTGGTTGGTGTCATGAATGCAGCCGACACCTATGGTTTTGATCAAGTTCGAGAGGTATGCTTCACATTTGCCGAAAGTCTGATTACCAAAGAGTGTGTACTGCCTTTGCTAGTGTCAACTGAGAAATATTCCAGCTTCAAGATGTCGAAACTGCTTTTGTTGAAGATTATGGGCTTCGTAAGGGAGCATGCACAAGATGTTCTCCAGTCGCCTTGTTTCCCGCTAGTGCCACTACAAACGGCACTTCTTGTTCTTTCCCACAACGACCTGAATGCCACAGAGGATTCGAAATGTAAGTCGGCTTTAGCCTGGAGTCGCCATTATTGCCAGATGAACGAGAACCGATCTGTGCGAGTATCGATggcagctttcctgccatataTAGACTTTGCAGGTGTTGAAGACGATACTCTAAGAGAGATGTACTCGCTGGACGTAGTTGCTGAAGATGTGCTCGATTCGGCCCGACGCCATCAAGTACGCCCCCGAGTTGTTATCGGTCAGGATGCTCCTGCAAAGTTGTCCAGAAAGAAATCATTTCGAAGATCCACCAAACAACTGAGTGCTTTCATTCGGCGGAAGTGTGCGTCTGTAACGCAATCGCCAAACAACGCTGGAGACAGCAGGATTGCCAGCGTTTTAGGAGAAGCATCGCCTGGTAATGGGCGCCGTTAA
- the LOC135469324 gene encoding serine-enriched protein-like — translation MDSGVFVHSWNDANVVSIQEDSASETSSLGSSILFNDHLLQTPVRIHADSMDSLNETSTQANEQLLIFKNTTGLQNDLRSILDLPDICDMEFIVGEKKVPVYGVKAIIAARNQAFFHKIQYDMTVARRRSKMKKAGRMMSQLRKIRKHQSRTETWINRLNVPIEDFEPEAFRPLIVYLHCGCLTVSGDTVVGVMNAADTYGFDQVREVCFTFAESLITKECVLPLLVSTEKYSSFKMSKLLLLKIMGFVREHAQDVLQSPCFPLVPLQTALLVLSHNDLNATEDSKCKSALAWSRHYCQMNENRSVRVSMAAFLPYIDFAGVEDDTLREMYSLDVVAEDVLDSARRHQVRPRVVIGQDAPAKLSRKKSFRRSTKQLSAFIRRKCASVTQSPNNAGDSRIASVLGEASPGNGRR, via the coding sequence ATGGATTCTGGGGTTTTCGTTCACTCTTGGAATGACGCTAATGTTGTCAGCATACAAGAGGACAGTGCTTCGGAAACTTCGTCTCTGGGTTCGAGTATCCTGTTTAATGACCATCTGCTTCAAACCCCTGTTCGCATTCATGCAGACAGCATGGACAGTCTGAACGAGACCAGCACGCAGGCCAATGAACAACTGCTGATATTCAAGAATACCACCGGACTCCAAAATGACCTTCGCTCCATCCTTGATCTTCCTGACATTTGTGACATGGAATTCATCGTTGGCGAGAAAAAGGTACCAGTGTACGGCGTCAAAGCTATTATTGCTGCAAGGAATCAGGCgttttttcataaaatccaGTATGATATGACCGTGGCAAGACGCCGTTCGAAGATGAAGAAGGCTGGACGCATGATGTCCCAGTTGAGGAAAATACGCAAACATCAAAGTAGGACAGAAACCTGGATCAATCGACTGAATGTTCCAATCGAGGACTTTGAGCCCGAGGCCTTCAGACCGCTGATAGTGTACCTGCACTGTGGCTGCCTGACTGTCAGTGGGGATACAGTGGTTGGTGTCATGAATGCAGCCGACACCTATGGTTTTGATCAAGTTCGAGAGGTATGCTTCACATTTGCCGAAAGTCTGATTACCAAAGAGTGTGTACTGCCTTTGCTAGTGTCAACTGAGAAATATTCCAGCTTCAAGATGTCGAAACTGCTTTTGTTGAAGATTATGGGCTTCGTAAGGGAGCATGCACAAGATGTTCTCCAGTCGCCTTGTTTCCCGCTAGTGCCACTACAAACGGCACTTCTTGTTCTTTCCCACAACGACCTGAATGCCACAGAGGATTCGAAATGTAAGTCGGCTTTAGCCTGGAGTCGCCATTATTGCCAGATGAACGAGAACCGATCTGTGCGAGTATCGATggcagctttcctgccatataTAGACTTTGCAGGTGTTGAAGACGATACTCTAAGAGAGATGTACTCGCTGGACGTAGTTGCTGAAGATGTGCTCGATTCGGCCCGACGCCATCAAGTACGCCCCCGAGTTGTTATCGGTCAGGATGCTCCTGCAAAGTTGTCCAGAAAGAAATCATTTCGAAGATCCACCAAACAACTGAGTGCTTTCATTCGGCGGAAGTGTGCGTCTGTAACGCAATCGCCAAACAACGCTGGAGACAGCAGGATTGCCAGCGTTTTAGGAGAAGCATCGCCTGGTAATGGGCGCCGTTAA
- the LOC135469327 gene encoding serine-enriched protein-like, translated as MDSGVFVHSWNDANVVSIQEDSASETSSLGSSILFNDHLLQTPVRIHADSMDSLNETSTQANEQLLIFKNTTGLQNDLRSILDLPDICDMEFIVGEKKVPVYGVKAIIAARNQAFFHKIQYDMTVARRRSKMKKAGRMMSQLRKIRKHQSRTETWINRLNVPIEDFEPEAFRPLIVYLHCGCLTVSGDTVVGVMNAADTYGFDQVREVCFTFAESLITKECVLPLLVSTEKYSSFKMSKLLLLKIMGFVREHAQDVLQSPCFPLVPLQTALLVLSHNDLNATEDSKCKSALAWSRHYCQMNENRSVRVSMAAFLPYIDFAGVEDDTLREMYSLDVVAEDVLDSARRHQVRPRVVIGQDAPAKLSRKKSFRRSTKQLSAFIRRKCASVTQSPNNAGDSRIASVLGEASPGNGRR; from the coding sequence ATGGATTCTGGGGTTTTCGTTCACTCTTGGAATGACGCTAATGTTGTCAGCATACAAGAGGACAGTGCTTCGGAAACTTCGTCTCTGGGTTCGAGTATCCTGTTTAATGACCATCTGCTTCAAACCCCTGTTCGCATTCATGCAGACAGCATGGACAGTCTGAACGAGACCAGCACGCAGGCCAATGAACAACTGCTGATATTCAAGAATACCACCGGACTCCAAAATGACCTTCGCTCCATCCTTGATCTTCCTGACATTTGTGACATGGAATTCATCGTTGGCGAGAAAAAGGTACCAGTGTACGGCGTCAAAGCTATTATTGCTGCAAGGAATCAGGCgttttttcataaaatccaGTATGATATGACCGTGGCAAGACGCCGTTCGAAGATGAAGAAGGCTGGACGCATGATGTCCCAGTTGAGGAAAATACGCAAACATCAAAGTAGGACAGAAACCTGGATCAATCGACTGAATGTTCCAATCGAGGACTTTGAGCCAGAGGCCTTCAGACCGCTGATAGTGTACCTTCACTGTGGCTGCCTGACTGTCAGTGGGGATACAGTGGTTGGTGTCATGAATGCAGCCGACACCTATGGTTTTGATCAAGTTCGAGAGGTATGCTTCACATTTGCCGAAAGTCTGATTACCAAAGAGTGTGTACTGCCTTTGCTAGTGTCAACTGAGAAATATTCCAGCTTCAAGATGTCGAAACTGCTTTTGTTGAAGATTATGGGCTTCGTAAGGGAGCATGCACAAGATGTTCTCCAGTCGCCTTGTTTCCCGCTAGTGCCACTACAAACGGCACTTCTTGTTCTTTCCCACAACGACCTGAATGCCACAGAGGATTCGAAATGTAAGTCGGCTTTAGCCTGGAGTCGCCATTATTGCCAGATGAACGAGAACCGATCTGTGCGAGTATCGATggcagctttcctgccatataTAGACTTTGCAGGTGTTGAAGACGATACTCTAAGAGAGATGTACTCGCTGGACGTAGTTGCTGAAGATGTGCTCGATTCGGCCCGACGCCATCAAGTACGCCCCCGAGTTGTTATCGGTCAGGATGCTCCTGCAAAGTTGTCCAGAAAGAAATCATTTCGAAGGTCCACCAAACAACTGAGTGCTTTCATTCGGCGGAAGTGTGCGTCTGTAACGCAATCGCCAAACAACGCTGGAGACAGCAGGATTGCCAGCGTTTTAGGAGAAGCATCGCCTGGTAATGGGCGCCGTTAA
- the LOC135469328 gene encoding serine-enriched protein-like, translated as MDSGVFVHSWNDANVVSIQEDSASETSSLGSSILFNDHLLQTPVRIHADSMDSLNETSTQANEQLLIFKNTTGLQNDLRSILDLPDICDMEFIVGEKKVPVYGVKAIIAARNQAFFHKIQYDMTVARRRSKMKKARRMMSQFRKIRKHQSRTETWINRLNVPIEDFEPEAFRPLIVYLHCGCLTVSGDTVVGVMNAADTYGFDQVREVCFTFAESLITKDCVLPLLVSTEKYSSFKMSKLLLLKIMGFVREHAQDVLQSPCFPLVPLQTALLVLSHNDLNATEDSKCKSALAWSRHYCQMNENRSVRVSMAAFLPYIDFAGVEDDTLREMYSLDVVAEDVLDSARRHQVRPRVVIGQDAPAKLSRKKSFRRSTKQLSAFIRRKCASVTQSPNNAGDSRIASVLGEASPGNGRR; from the coding sequence ATGGATTCTGGGGTTTTCGTTCACTCTTGGAATGACGCTAATGTTGTCAGCATACAAGAGGACAGTGCTTCGGAAACTTCGTCTCTGGGTTCGAGTATCCTGTTTAATGATCATCTGCTTCAAACCCCTGTTCGCATTCATGCAGACAGCATGGACAGTCTGAACGAGACCAGCACGCAGGCAAATGAACAACTGCTGATATTCAAGAATACCACCGGACTCCAAAATGACCTTCGCTCCATCCTTGATCTTCCTGACATTTGTGACATGGAATTCATCGTTGGCGAGAAAAAGGTACCAGTGTACGGCGTCAAAGCTATTATTGCTGCAAGGAATCAGGCgttttttcataaaatccaGTATGATATGACCGTGGCAAGACGCCGTTCGAAGATGAAGAAGGCTCGACGCATGATGTCCCAGTTTAGGAAAATACGCAAACATCAAAGTAGGACAGAAACCTGGATCAATCGACTGAATGTTCCAATCGAGGACTTTGAGCCCGAGGCCTTCAGACCGCTGATAGTGTACCTTCACTGTGGCTGCCTGACTGTCAGTGGGGATACAGTGGTTGGTGTCATGAATGCAGCCGACACCTATGGTTTTGATCAAGTTCGAGAGGTATGCTTCACATTTGCCGAAAGTCTGATTACCAAAGATTGTGTACTGCCTTTGCTAGTGTCAACTGAGAAATATTCCAGCTTCAAGATGTCGAAACTGCTTTTGTTGAAGATTATGGGCTTCGTAAGGGAGCATGCACAAGATGTTCTCCAGTCGCCTTGTTTCCCGCTAGTGCCACTACAAACGGCACTTCTTGTTCTTTCCCACAACGACCTGAATGCCACAGAGGATTCGAAATGTAAGTCGGCTTTAGCCTGGAGTCGCCATTATTGCCAGATGAACGAGAACCGATCTGTGCGAGTATCGATggcagctttcctgccatataTAGACTTTGCAGGTGTTGAAGACGATACTCTAAGAGAGATGTACTCGCTGGACGTAGTTGCTGAAGATGTGCTCGATTCGGCCCGACGCCATCAAGTACGCCCCCGAGTTGTTATCGGTCAGGATGCTCCTGCAAAGTTGTCCAGAAAGAAATCATTTCGAAGATCCACCAAACAACTGAGTGCTTTCATTCGGCGGAAGTGTGCGTCTGTAACGCAATCGCCAAACAACGCTGGAGACAGCAGGATTGCCAGCGTTTTAGGAGAAGCATCGCCTGGTAATGGGCGCCGTTAA
- the LOC135469339 gene encoding serine-enriched protein-like: MDSGVFVHSWNDANVVSIQEDSASETSSLGSSILFNDHLLQTPVRIHADSMDSLNETSTQANEQLLIFKNTTGLQNDLRSILDLPDICDMEFTVGEKKVPVYGVKAIIAARNQAFFHKIQYDMTVARRRSKMKKAGRMMSQLRKIRKHQSRTETWINRLNVPIEDFEPEAFRPLIVYLHCGCLTVSGDTVVGVMNAADTYGFDQVREVCFTFAESLITKECVLPLLVSTEKYSSFKMSKLLLLKIMGFVREHAQDVLQSPCFPLVPLQTALLVLSHNDLNATEDSKCKSALAWSRHYCQMNENRSVRVSMAAFLPYIDFAGVEDDALREMYSLDVVAEDVIAQCYSIQM, from the coding sequence ATGGATTCTGGGGTTTTCGTTCACTCTTGGAATGACGCTAATGTTGTCAGCATACAAGAGGACAGTGCTTCGGAAACTTCGTCTCTGGGTTCGAGTATCCTGTTTAATGATCATCTGCTTCAAACCCCTGTTCGCATTCATGCAGACAGCATGGACAGTCTGAACGAGACCAGCACGCAGGCAAATGAACAACTGCTGATATTCAAGAATACCACCGGACTCCAAAATGACCTTCGCTCCATCCTTGATCTTCCTGACATTTGTGACATGGAATTCACCGTTGGCGAGAAAAAGGTACCAGTGTACGGCGTCAAAGCTATTATTGCTGCAAGGAATCAGGCgttttttcataaaatccaGTATGATATGACCGTGGCAAGACGCCGTTCGAAGATGAAGAAGGCTGGACGCATGATGTCCCAGTTGAGGAAAATACGCAAACATCAAAGTAGGACAGAAACCTGGATCAATCGACTGAATGTTCCAATCGAGGACTTTGAGCCCGAGGCCTTCAGACCGCTGATAGTGTACCTGCACTGTGGCTGCCTGACTGTCAGTGGGGATACAGTGGTTGGTGTCATGAATGCAGCCGACACCTATGGTTTTGATCAAGTTCGAGAGGTATGCTTCACATTTGCCGAAAGTCTGATTACCAAAGAGTGTGTACTGCCTTTGCTAGTGTCAACTGAGAAATATTCCAGCTTCAAGATGTCGAAACTGCTTTTGTTGAAGATTATGGGCTTCGTAAGGGAGCATGCACAAGATGTTCTCCAGTCGCCTTGTTTCCCGCTAGTGCCACTACAAACGGCACTTCTTGTTCTTTCCCACAACGACCTGAATGCCACAGAGGATTCGAAATGTAAGTCGGCTTTAGCCTGGAGTCGCCATTATTGCCAGATGAACGAGAACCGATCTGTGCGAGTATCGATggcagctttcctgccatataTAGACTTTGCAGGTGTTGAAGACGATGCTCTAAGAGAGATGTACTCGCTGGACGTAGTTGCTGAAGATGTGATAGCTCAGTGCTATTCtattcaaatgtga
- the LOC135469330 gene encoding serine-enriched protein-like has protein sequence MDSGVFVHSWNDANVVSIQEDSASETSSLGSSILFNDHLLQTPVRIHADSMDSLNETSTQANEQLLIFKNTTGLQNDLRSILDLPDICDMEFIVGEKKVPVYGVKAIIAARNQAFFHKIQYDMTVARRRSKMKKARRMMSQLRKIRKHQSRTETWINRLNVPIEDFEPEAFRPLIVYLHCGCLTVSGDTVVGVMNAADTYGFDQVREVCFTFAESLITKECVLPLLVSTEKYSSFKMSKLLLLKIMGFVREHAQDVLQSPCFPLVPLQTALLVLSHNDLNATEDSKCKSALAWSRHYCQMNENRSVRVSMAAFLPYIDFAGVEDDTLREMYSLDVVAEDVLDSARRHQVRPRVVIGQDAPAKLSRKKSFRRSTKQLSAFIRRKCASVTQSPNNAGDSRIASVLGEASPGNGRR, from the coding sequence ATGGATTCTGGGGTTTTCGTTCACTCTTGGAATGACGCTAATGTTGTCAGCATACAAGAGGACAGTGCTTCGGAAACTTCGTCTCTGGGTTCGAGTATCCTGTTTAATGATCATCTGCTTCAAACCCCTGTTCGCATTCATGCAGACAGCATGGACAGTCTGAACGAGACCAGCACGCAGGCAAATGAACAACTGCTGATATTCAAGAATACCACCGGACTCCAAAATGACCTTCGCTCCATCCTTGATCTTCCTGACATTTGTGACATGGAATTCATCGTTGGCGAGAAAAAGGTACCAGTGTACGGCGTCAAAGCTATTATTGCTGCAAGGAATCAGGCgttttttcataaaatccaGTATGATATGACCGTGGCAAGACGCCGTTCGAAGATGAAGAAGGCTCGACGCATGATGTCCCAGTTGAGGAAAATACGCAAACATCAAAGTAGGACAGAAACCTGGATCAATCGACTGAATGTTCCAATCGAGGACTTTGAGCCAGAGGCCTTCAGACCGCTGATAGTGTACCTTCACTGTGGCTGCCTGACTGTCAGTGGGGATACAGTGGTTGGTGTCATGAATGCAGCCGACACCTATGGTTTTGATCAAGTTCGAGAGGTATGCTTCACATTTGCCGAAAGTCTGATTACCAAAGAGTGTGTACTGCCTTTGCTAGTGTCAACTGAGAAATATTCCAGCTTCAAGATGTCGAAACTGCTTTTGTTGAAGATTATGGGCTTCGTAAGGGAGCATGCACAAGATGTTCTCCAGTCGCCTTGTTTCCCGCTAGTGCCACTACAAACGGCACTTCTTGTTCTTTCCCACAACGACCTGAATGCCACAGAGGATTCGAAATGTAAGTCGGCTTTAGCCTGGAGTCGCCATTATTGCCAGATGAACGAGAACCGATCTGTGCGAGTATCGATggcagctttcctgccatataTAGACTTTGCAGGTGTTGAAGACGATACTCTAAGAGAGATGTACTCGCTGGACGTAGTTGCTGAAGATGTGCTCGATTCGGCCCGACGCCATCAAGTACGCCCCCGAGTTGTTATCGGTCAGGATGCTCCTGCAAAGTTGTCCAGAAAGAAATCATTTCGAAGGTCCACCAAACAACTGAGTGCTTTCATTCGGCGGAAGTGTGCGTCTGTAACGCAATCGCCAAACAACGCTGGAGACAGCAGGATTGCCAGCGTTTTAGGAGAAGCATCGCCTGGTAATGGGCGCCGTTAA